A stretch of the Capsicum annuum cultivar UCD-10X-F1 chromosome 8, UCD10Xv1.1, whole genome shotgun sequence genome encodes the following:
- the LOC107856977 gene encoding hydroxyproline O-arabinosyltransferase 1 — translation MSWGKMFFTVVITFSAALITYNILISANASLKQELPGPSSITFSQDPIIKMPLDRSSKKKRLFHTAVTSSDSVYNTWQCRIMYYWFKKFKDEPNSEMGGFTRILHNGKPDRFMDEIPTFVAQPLPSGVDQGYIVLNRPWAFVQWLQEAQIEEDYILMSEPDHVIVKPIPNLSKDGLGAAFPFFYIEPKKYESVLRKFFPEENGPITDIDSIGNSPVIVAKEDLKKIAPTWMNVSLAMKKDPEADKAFGWVLEMYAYAVSSALHNVGNVLHKEFMIQPPWDTEIGKAFIIHYTYGCDYDMKGKMTYGKIGEWRFDKRSYDNSWPPRNLSLPPPGVPESVVTLVKMVNEATANIPNWGS, via the exons atgagttggGGGAAAATGTTCTTCACAGTGGTGATTACGTTCTCAGCAGCATTGATTACATACAACATCCTCATCTCAGCAAATGCTTCTTTGAAGCAAGAATTGCCAGGCCCTTCTTCTATAACATTTTCCCAAGACCCAATCATTAAGATGCCATTGGACAGATCATCAAAGAAGAAGAGGTTGTTCCATACAGCTGTAACATCTTCTGATTCAGTTTATAACACTTGGCAGTGTAGGATTATGTATTACTGGTTCAAAAAATTTAAGGATGAACCTAATTCTGAGATGGGTGGCTTTACAAGAATATTGCATAATGGCAAGCCAGATAGGTTCATGGATGAGATCCCTACTTTTGTTGCTCAGCCACTTCCCTCTGGAGTGGATCAG GGTTATATTGTCCTTAATAGACCATGGGCTTTTGTTCAGTGGCTCCAAGAAGCACAAATTGAAGAAGA CTACATATTGATGTCAGAACCAGATCATGTTATTGTCAAGCCCATACCAAACCTATCAAAGGATGGCCTTGGAGCGGCATTCCCTTTCTTTTACATAGAACCCAAAAAGTATGAGTCTGTACTGAGAAAGTTTTTTCCTGAAGAAAACGGACCTATAACTGACATTGATTCCATTGGAAATTCCCCTGTCATTGTTGCCAAG GAAGATTTAAAGAAAATAGCTCCCACATGGATGAATGTTTCTTTGGCCATGAAAAAGGATCCTGAAGCGGACAAAGCGTTTGGTTGGGTGCTTGAGAT GTACGCCTATGCAGTTTCATCTGCTTTGCATAATGTGGGTAATGTATTGCACAAGGAATTCATGATTCAG CCTCCTTGGGATACAGAAATTGGCAAGGCATTCATAATTCATTACACATATGGATGTGACTATGATATGAAG GGAAAGATGACCTATGGAAAAATTGGAGAGTGGAGATTCGACAAAAGATCATATGATAATTCCTGGCCTCCGAGGAACCTTTCTCTGCCTCCACCTGGTGTTCCAGAGAGCGTG GTTACTCTGGTAAAAATGGTGAATGAAGCTACAGCTAACATTCCAAACTGGGGTTCTTAG